One window of Toxotes jaculatrix isolate fToxJac2 chromosome 19, fToxJac2.pri, whole genome shotgun sequence genomic DNA carries:
- the slc35f6 gene encoding solute carrier family 35 member F6 codes for MAWTKYQLFLAGLMLTTGSINTLSAKWADMFTAKGCRDDPEHGFSHPFLQAVGMFLGEFSCLAVFYILLCHDRRSPEPRMNPGQSFNPLLFFPPAMCDMTATSIMYVALNMTSASSFQMLRGAVIIFTGLLSVAFLGRRLTVSQWLGILTTILGLVIVGLADFFSGHKDDAHKLSDVITGDLLIIMAQIIVSVQMVLEEKFVYKHDVHPLRAVGTEGFFGFFVLSLLLIPMYFIHVGDFSGNPRQVLEDALDAFCQIGHQPLIMLALLGNTVSIAFFNFAGISVTKEISATTRMVLDSLRTLVIWVVSLALGWEQFHGLQVLGFLVLLVGAALYNGLHRPLLVRIAFCTRMLNLEEETSAGERERLLNDSRVQAGDES; via the exons ATGGCTTGGACAAAATACCAGCTGTTCCTTGCGGGACTCATGCTCACAACTGGCTCTATCAACACATTATCTGCAAA ATGGGCTGATATGTTCACGGCGAAGGGTTGCCGTGATGACCCTGAACATGGATTCTCTCACCCATTTTTGCAG GCAGTGGGTATGTTTCTGGGGGAGTTCAGCTGTCTTGCAGTCTTCTACATCTTGCTTTGCCATGACAGACGTAGTCCAGAGCCCCGGATGAATCCAGGCCAGAGCTTCaaccctctcctcttcttccccccTGCCATGTGCGACATGACGGCCACCTCCATCATGTATGTTG CACTCAACATGACCAGCGCCTCCAGCTTCCAGATGCTGCGTGGAGCAGTTATCATCTTCACTGGTCTGCTTTCTGTGGCTTTTCTGGGGCGTCGCCTGACAGTCAGCCAGTGGCTCGGTATTCTCACCACCATCCTGGGCCTGGTGATAGTGGGCCTTGCCGATTTCTTCAGCGGTCACAAAGACGACGCTCACAAACTCAGTGACGTCATCACAg GAGACCTGCTGATCATCATGGCTCAGATCATTGTTTCAGTGCAGATGGTCCTTGAGGAAAAGTTTGTCTACAAACACGACGTCCATCCTCTTCGTGCTGTTGGAACTGAAG GtttctttggtttctttgtcctgtcacTGCTGCTCATCCCCATGTATTTCATTCACGTGGGCGACTTCAGCGGCAACCCTCGGCAGGTGCTGGAGGACGCGCTGGACGCCTTCTGTCAGATCGGACACCAGCCTCTCATCATGCTGGCTCTGCTGGGCAACACGGTCAGCATCGCCTTCTTCAACTTCGCCGGGATCAGTGTCACTAAAGAGATCAGCGCCACCACCCGCATGGTGCTGGACAGCCTGCGTACGCTGGTCATCTGGGTGGTGAGCCTGGCACTGGGCTGGGAACAATTTCATGGCCTGCAGGTTCTGGGCTTCTTGGTCCTGCTGGTAGGCGCAGCACTCTACAATGGACTGcaccgccccctgctggtcaggATAGCATTCTGCACTAGGATGTTGAATCTAGAGGAGGAGACCAgtgcaggagaaagagagagactgctGAACGACAGCAGGGTGCAGGCAGGTGACGAGAgctaa